A region of Bacillota bacterium DNA encodes the following proteins:
- a CDS encoding restriction endonuclease subunit S encodes MVQIYDDWQIKTIGDLGDIITGGTPSSRNPECFGDEYPFITPSDIDGSSRYITTKRFLSEEGKENQIKRILPRGSICFVCIGATIGKICMTKETSFTNQQINSIIVNEHEYNNVFVYYLLCTMSETIKSIASGAATPIVNKSLFSSVNITVPSLSIQNRIAAILSAYDDLIENNLRRIKILEEMAQALYREWFVHFRFSDHEKVRLVDSPLGKIPEGWEASTLGDNIVALESGRRPKGGVTGIAEGIPSIGAENVIGIGKHDFSKERYVPHEFFDSLNKGVVKDGEVALYKDGANIGRSTYFRDGYPYQKCCVNEHVFLIRATGDHLTQNMLYLWLREPETVAQIRSKNTNAAQPGINQKAVRSLRIVVPPKYVVNEFDSLVESILGEIVYLANKNRVLQCTRDLLLPKLISGELDVSELDIALPEDI; translated from the coding sequence ATGGTACAAATTTATGATGACTGGCAGATAAAAACAATAGGGGATCTTGGTGATATCATTACAGGAGGTACCCCCTCGTCAAGGAACCCAGAATGTTTTGGTGATGAATATCCTTTTATAACACCGTCAGACATAGATGGCTCTAGCCGCTATATTACTACGAAAAGATTTCTGTCTGAAGAAGGAAAAGAAAATCAAATCAAACGGATCTTACCAAGGGGATCGATTTGTTTTGTATGTATTGGAGCTACAATAGGTAAAATCTGTATGACAAAAGAAACCTCATTTACAAATCAACAGATAAATAGCATAATCGTTAATGAACATGAATACAACAACGTTTTTGTTTATTATCTTCTATGTACCATGAGCGAAACCATAAAAAGCATTGCCAGTGGTGCTGCCACACCTATTGTTAACAAGTCATTGTTCTCATCCGTTAACATAACAGTTCCTTCACTTAGCATTCAAAATAGAATTGCCGCTATCCTCTCTGCCTACGACGACCTGATCGAAAACAACCTGCGCCGGATCAAGATCCTGGAGGAGATGGCCCAGGCCCTTTATCGCGAGTGGTTTGTTCATTTCCGTTTCTCTGACCATGAAAAGGTTCGCCTGGTGGATTCCCCACTGGGGAAGATACCGGAGGGGTGGGAAGCTTCCACATTGGGTGATAACATTGTAGCTTTGGAATCAGGCAGACGGCCAAAAGGTGGCGTCACAGGTATTGCTGAAGGAATACCTAGCATTGGTGCGGAAAATGTAATTGGCATAGGTAAACACGACTTCTCTAAAGAAAGATATGTGCCGCACGAGTTCTTTGATAGCCTGAATAAAGGGGTCGTAAAGGACGGCGAAGTTGCTCTTTATAAGGATGGTGCGAACATCGGTCGATCCACTTATTTTCGAGATGGATACCCCTATCAGAAATGCTGTGTTAATGAACATGTATTTCTTATTCGAGCCACAGGAGATCATTTAACCCAGAACATGCTATATCTATGGCTTCGAGAGCCTGAAACGGTAGCACAAATCCGTTCAAAAAACACAAATGCGGCGCAACCAGGTATTAATCAAAAGGCAGTTAGAAGTCTAAGGATTGTTGTCCCCCCAAAATACGTGGTGAACGAATTTGATTCTTTGGTCGAGTCAATCCTAGGGGAAATAGTCTATCTTGCCAATAAAAACCGGGTTTTACAATGCACCCGCGACTTACTCTTGCCCAAACTTATCTCGGGCGAGTTGGATGTATCGGAATTAGACATTGCTTTGCCGGAGGATATATAA
- a CDS encoding SAM-dependent DNA methyltransferase, translated as MSQNNSNYIESRLWSAADELRANSKLKASEYSVPVLGLIFLRYADYKFTIAEAELAGQSTRRRKIGPADYHAQGIMYLPDQARFSTLLKLPEGENLGQAINDAMRAIEAENPDLKDVLPKTYNRLDNPTLTELLRLMNSIPMDIEGDAFGKIYEYFLGNFAMSEGQKGGEFFTPTCIVKLIVGIIEPFKGRIFDPACGSGGMFVQSARFVEEHRENGGDAISIYGQERISETVRLAKMNLAVHGLAGDIRQGNTYYEDLHNSVGKFDFVMANPPFNVNRVDKERLKDDRRFPFGLPRPDNANYIWIQIFYSALNETGRAGFVMANSASDARGSELEIRKKLIEEQAVDVMVAVGSNFFYTVTLPCTLWFLDRGKKETDRADKVLFIDARKIYRQIDRAHRDWTPEQVEYLANIARLYRGQEPENLHGGKDLLAEHFPDGKYVDVPGLCKAATLEEIEEQGFSLNPGRYVGVALRQEDDGDFYERLQELNEELEILNQEGRELEERIAENIYCILEGNRDGTNL; from the coding sequence ATGAGTCAGAACAATAGTAACTATATTGAGTCTCGTCTCTGGAGTGCCGCTGATGAACTGCGGGCTAACTCCAAGCTGAAGGCGTCTGAATACTCTGTTCCTGTGCTGGGCCTGATCTTTCTGCGCTATGCAGATTATAAGTTCACTATTGCTGAGGCGGAATTGGCAGGCCAAAGCACCAGACGCCGCAAAATCGGACCGGCTGACTACCATGCTCAAGGAATCATGTATTTACCCGACCAGGCCCGTTTTTCCACCTTGCTGAAGCTACCGGAGGGAGAGAACCTGGGCCAAGCAATTAACGATGCCATGCGGGCCATCGAGGCGGAAAACCCCGATCTGAAGGATGTTTTGCCGAAGACTTATAACCGCCTGGATAACCCCACTTTGACTGAATTGCTCCGGCTCATGAACTCCATCCCTATGGATATCGAGGGAGATGCCTTCGGCAAAATCTATGAATATTTCCTGGGCAATTTCGCCATGAGTGAGGGGCAGAAAGGTGGAGAATTTTTTACGCCTACCTGCATCGTTAAGCTCATCGTCGGCATTATCGAGCCTTTTAAGGGGCGCATCTTTGACCCAGCCTGCGGCTCCGGCGGCATGTTTGTGCAGAGTGCCCGCTTTGTGGAGGAGCACCGCGAAAACGGCGGTGATGCCATCAGCATCTACGGCCAGGAGCGGATCTCCGAAACCGTGCGTCTGGCCAAGATGAACCTGGCGGTACACGGGTTGGCCGGCGATATCCGCCAGGGCAATACTTATTACGAAGACCTCCACAACAGCGTCGGCAAATTCGATTTTGTTATGGCTAATCCGCCTTTTAATGTGAACCGGGTGGATAAGGAGCGGCTCAAGGATGACCGTCGTTTTCCCTTCGGTCTGCCGCGCCCGGATAACGCCAACTATATTTGGATCCAGATCTTCTACAGCGCGTTAAACGAGACCGGGAGGGCCGGTTTTGTTATGGCCAACTCCGCTTCCGATGCCCGGGGCTCGGAGCTGGAGATCCGCAAGAAGCTGATCGAGGAGCAGGCCGTAGACGTGATGGTTGCCGTGGGCTCGAACTTCTTCTATACGGTGACCCTGCCCTGTACTCTCTGGTTCTTGGACCGGGGCAAAAAGGAGACCGATCGCGCTGATAAAGTGCTCTTTATCGACGCTCGCAAGATCTACCGTCAGATTGACCGGGCCCACCGCGACTGGACACCGGAGCAAGTGGAATACCTGGCTAATATCGCCCGCCTCTACCGGGGCCAGGAGCCCGAGAACCTGCACGGCGGCAAAGACCTGCTGGCAGAGCATTTCCCTGATGGGAAGTATGTTGACGTGCCAGGACTATGTAAGGCGGCTACCTTAGAAGAGATCGAAGAACAGGGATTTAGCCTCAACCCGGGCCGCTACGTTGGCGTGGCCCTGCGTCAAGAAGATGACGGTGACTTCTACGAGCGGCTGCAGGAGCTAAATGAGGAGTTGGAGATTCTCAATCAGGAAGGACGGGAGTTGGAGGAGCGGATTGCGGAAAACATTTACTGCATATTAGAAGGGAACAGAGATGGTACAAATTTATGA
- a CDS encoding DEAD/DEAH box helicase, translating to MVTGFDEDSLVEKPSIELLDELGWEPYNAYGEFEHGTSALGRETKGEVVLKVRLREALKELNPGVPGEAIAQTIEELTRDRSRMSLVAANREVYDLLKNGFRARIPDPDEGERV from the coding sequence GTGGTAACAGGTTTTGATGAAGACAGTCTGGTTGAGAAACCATCCATCGAACTTCTGGATGAGTTGGGCTGGGAGCCATATAACGCCTATGGCGAATTCGAGCATGGTACCAGCGCCCTGGGCCGAGAGACCAAGGGCGAGGTGGTGCTGAAGGTACGGCTGCGGGAGGCGCTTAAAGAATTAAACCCAGGTGTGCCCGGCGAGGCGATAGCGCAAACTATAGAAGAGCTCACCCGGGATCGATCCCGGATGAGCTTGGTGGCGGCCAACCGCGAGGTTTATGATCTGCTGAAAAACGGCTTTCGCGCTCGCATACCGGATCCTGATGAGGGAGAGCGGGTT